A genomic stretch from Xiphophorus maculatus strain JP 163 A chromosome 16, X_maculatus-5.0-male, whole genome shotgun sequence includes:
- the LOC111611674 gene encoding uncharacterized protein LOC111611674 isoform X4, with protein sequence MFSEWKNCREQEMEKIRKIKKRADKIDPSFTKSSFMKRIKSKFQLNRDRKLAELEKELDEVLKETLEGLEKLKTFLDAVEKLAVTSLQVFTENQILFLPDEISFDEVQDLIKSAQQICPLLLEFKRDAATFFAPKRHNVEVLLYQLEKHINTSERIFENLSDRINICLKIREDIAVECDLSDDVMQKMTDQVKQLDKIRMDDDIRMMFLFQRISYSEFVNKYNDELPEMLQFLDQIEQCAVTLDSVNKGAKISSVAGSSVGAVGKILSIVGLALIPVTFGASVGLTVAGAAVAGTSGVNSLVTTLVEGGVNHTQTQQANTAFQRFMSGVQRIQDCLEEAAKPPYAEVTQSSEDELHMAGNNAADGIEKAGELIVDAAVVPNAGKVALQEGKALGTVSRMASDVPEISQAAVKGPLALTKMARAFSIAANALFLGMNIYFITTDSMALAEGTETKVSMFLRARAGLWLSEILAWTKNLQLTE encoded by the exons ATGTTTTCTGAATGGAAGAACTGCAGAGAGcaagaaatggagaaaatcagaaaaatcaaaaaaaggGCTGATAAGATTGACCCGTCTTTCACCAAGTCAAGCTTTATGAAACGTATAAAGAGCAAATTCCAGTTAAATAGAGACAGGAAACTTGCAGAGCTGGAGAAGGAGCTGGATGAAGTGTTGAAAGAAACACTGGAGGGTTTGGAGAAACTCAAAACCTTCTTGGATGCGGTGGAGAAGCTGGCGGTCACGTCTCTGCAGGTTTTCACTGAGAACCAGATATTGTTCCTGCCTGATGAGATCAGCTTTGATGAAGTTCAGGATTTGATCAAATCTGCACAACAGATCTGCCCTCTGCTACTGGAGTTCAAACGAGACGCAGCAACTTTCTTTGCTCCTAAAAGACACAATGTGGAGGTTCTGCTGTACCAGCTGGAAAAACATATAAACACCAGCGAGAGAATATTTGAAAACCTTTCTGACAG AATCAACATTTGTCTTAAAATAAGAGAGGATATTGCTGTTGAATGTGATTTATCTGATGATGTCATGCAAAAAATGACTGATCAGGTCAAACAACTTGATAAAATCAG GATGGACGACGACATTCGGATGATGTTCCTGTTCCAGAGGATCAGCTACTCAGAATTTGTTAATAAGTACAATGATGAGCTTCCTGAGATGCTGCAGTTTCTTGATCAGATTGAGCAGTGTGCTGTTACGTTAGACAGTGTGAATAAGGGAGCAAAGATCTCCAGTGTGGCTGGAAGCTCAGTGGGAGCTGTGGGAAAAATCTTGTCCATTGTTGGCTTAGCTTTAATTCCAGTTACATTTGGTGCGTCTGTGGGGTTGACAGTTGCTGGTGCAGCTGTGGCAGGAACCAGTGGAGTGAACAGCTTGGTAACCACTTTAGTAGAGGGTGGAGTTAAtcatacacaaacacaacaagCAAATACAGCCTTTCAAAGATTCATGTCTGGTGTTCAGAGAATCCAGGACTGTCTGGAAGAGGCGGCCAAACCACCATATGCTGAAGTTACACAAAGTAGTGAAGATGAGCTTCACATGGCAGGAAATAATGCTGCAGATGGTATTGAAAAGGCTGGTGAATTGATTGTTGATGCAGCTGTTGTTCCAAATGCAGGTAAAGTTGCACTACAGGAAGGGAAAGCATTGGGTACTGTATCCAGAATGGCCTCAGATGTTCCTGAAATTAGTCAGGCAGCAGTTAAAGGGCCGCTTGCTCTTACCAAGATGGCCAGAGCTTTCTCTATTGCAGCCAATGCCCTCTTCCTTGGCATGAATATCTACTTCATCACTACAGACAGCATGGCCCTGGCTGAAGGGACAGAGACTAAGGTCTCTATGTTCCTCAGAGCCAGAGCTGGTCTGTGGCTCTCAGAGATATTGGCCTGGACAAAAAATCTGCAACTCACTGAGTAG
- the LOC102218993 gene encoding uncharacterized protein LOC102218993 isoform X1: MSAERWKLQASLWQYINHTLTYMATAADFYKKLSEWNDCRKKEHEKMIDIQEKADKLDASFTKSKGRLKKIGKCIKRRFQNNPESKVSELENELAEVLNGTLQGLEKLNTFLDAVEKLAVTSLHVFTENQIVYLPEKFDYDAVQAVIRKAQQICPPLLKFKRDAKTFFVPNLHNVEILAFQLQNYIDTVEEICLSFDKNFNFEMCLEMAKEIVVDADDMCENNMRKMADQIKQLDKIRMDEDVRVEFLFQSVSSADFVTKFDAKKRTMLSSLDELEQCADQLDRMNKGAKISALAGGSVKKAGGVLSAAGLALTPFTAGVSLGLTFTGATMGLASEANSVVTTLTQAGVNHTHRKKADVVLKTFMEDFQMIQDSLDDGMKYTTVNLKQSKMGVLVTVGKSVSKLDPIVMGVSSVMNVASALIKVVAGKQKKNGNATPSAAPAVPENSAVPENSTVPENSDVPENSDVLDSSDVLDVGQTVVAESLSLSSELLGITPGAVFAARNIYSAAKQGIKVAKGSKTKASKFLTARVALFRSQMESWEKIRNSLCQSKLTKEEIRNIFTQPFYLGDKEEQ, encoded by the exons atgtctgcagaaag GTGGAAACTGCAGGCCTCCCTGTGGCAGTACATCAACCATACTCTGACTTACATGGCAACAGCGGCAGATTTTTATAAGAAATTATCTGAATGGAACGATTGCAGAAAGAAAGAGCATGAAAAAATGATAGATATCCAAGAAAAGGCTGACAAACTTGATGCCAGTTTCACCAAGTCAAAGGGCAGATTGAAAAAGATTGGTAAATGCATCAAGAGGAGGTTCCAGAATAATCCAGAGAGCAAAGTTTCAGAACTAGAGAATGAGCTGGCTGAAGTGCTGAATGGCACGCTGCAAGGTCTGGAGAAACTCAACACGTTCTTGGATGCAGTGGAGAAGCTGGCGGTGACGTCGCTCCATGTTTTCACTGAGAACCAGATCGTTTACCTGCCTGAGAAATTTGACTATGACGCTGTTCAAGCTGTGATCAGAAAAGCTCAGCAAATCTGTCCTCCCCTCCTTAAATTCAAAAGAGATGCAAAGACTTTCTTTGTTCCTAACCTTCACAACGTGGAGATTCTGGCATTCCAGCTGCAGAACTACATCGACACCGTCGAGGAAATATGTTTGAGCtttgataaaaa CTTTAACTTTGAGATGTGCTTGGAAATGGCGAAGGAAATAGTGGTGGATGCTGATGATATGTGTGAAAACAACATGCGAAAGATGGCAGATCAGATTAAACAACTGGACAAGATCAG GATGGACGAGGACGTCCGGGTGGAGTTCCTGTTCCAGAGCGTCTCCTCAGCTGATTTTGTCACTAAGTTTGATGCTAAAAAGCGAACAATGCTTTCGTCTTTAGATGAGCTGGAGCAGTGTGCTGATCAGTTAGACAGGATGAACAAAGGAGCAAAGATCTCCGCTCTGGCTGGGGGCTCAGTGAAAAAAGCAGGAGGCGTCCTCTCTGCTGCTGGTTTGGCATTAACGCCCTTCACAGCCGGCGTGTCTTTAGGCCTAACATTCACCGGTGCAACGATGGGGTTAGCAAGTGAAGCCAACAGTGTGGTAACCACCTTAACACAGGCTGGAGTTAATCACACTCATCGGAAAAAGGCAGATGTAGTTTTAAAAACGTTCATGGAGGATTTCCAAATGATCCAGGATTCTCTGGACGATGGGATGAAATATACGACAGTCAATCTGAAGCAAAGTAAGATGGGTGTGTTGGTCACAGTAGGCAAGAGTGTTTCTAAATTAGATCCCATAGTAATGGGTGTCAGCTCCGTCATGAATGTGGCTTCTGCTCTTATAAAAGTGGTTgcagggaaacagaaaaaaaatggaaatgcaacACCCAGCGCAGCTCCAGCTGTTCCTGAAAACTCAGCTGTTCCTGAAAACTCAACTGTTCCTGAAAACTCAGATGTTCCTGAAAACTCAGATGTTCTTGATTCCTCCGATGTTCTTGATGTTGGTCAGACTGTAGTTGCAGAGTCTCTTTCTCTGTCCAGTGAACTTCTTGGTATCACACCTGGAGCTGTATTTGCTGCCAGAAATATCTACTCTGCTGCCAAACAAGGCATAAAAGTGGCCAAAGGCAGCAAGACTAAAGCCTCCAAGTTCCTGACAGCTAGAGTTGCGTTATTTCGTTCACAGATGGAGTCGTGGGAGAAGATCCGTAACTCTTTGTGtcaaagcaaactgaccaaagaagaaatcagaaatattttcacgCAGCCATTTTATCTAGGGGACAAAGAAGAACAATAA
- the LOC102218993 gene encoding uncharacterized protein LOC102218993 isoform X2 yields MFGGRWRLERTLCQYVTDTLTCMATVKDFYEIFSEWKDCREIEYVKMMSIKEMADKIDPTFAKSEGKWASFWKYVKSTFQRKAESKLLDLEKTLAEVLNGTLEGLEKLDSFLDALEKLAVTSLQVFTENQIIYLPEKISFDDVQAVISTAQQICPLILEFKRDAKSFFLPDRHNVEVLAFQLQNYIDTANRICVIHGQSFNFDICMEMAKETEVNTDNLYENDVQKMTDQIKLLHKIRMDQDFRMEFLFQKVSSAGFISTFNEQQPKLLTFLDEVEQCAVELDRMNKGAKISSVAGSSVGAGGGVLSIVGLALFPVTAGVSLGLTIAGVSMGVTSGANSLVTTLTEAGVNSTQQKKANEVFENFIEYFQKVQDSLDEVMNQRGNLEPSNIDVLLGVVNSLQKVCTIGKRIDFIVNRVSALKTLKTQNIAAGAGKAVLQDTKALRNVPRVAADVPDIGQAAVKGPLALTKGARAGFIALTALFLGMDLFFITKDSMTLAKGSETKVSKFLRARAALFRSQIESWENLCNSLCRSKLTKEENKNILQTAFFQEDK; encoded by the exons ATGTTTGGAGGaag GTGGAGACTAGAGCGCACCTTGTGTCAGTACGTCACTGATACTCTGACTTGCATGGCAACAGTGAAAGATTTTTATGAGATATTCTCAGAATGGAAAGATTGCAGGGAAATAGAATATGTGAAAATGATGAGTATCAAAGAAATGGCTGATAAAATTGACCCCACTTTTGCCAAGTCAGAGGGCAAATGGGCGTCTTTTTGGAAATACGTCAAGAGCACCTTCCAGCGCAAGGCGGAGAGTAAACTTTTAGATCTGGAAAAGACTCTGGCTGAAGTGCTGAATGGCACGCTGGAAGGTCTGGAGAAACTCGACAGTTTCTTGGATGCGTTGGAGAAGCTGGCGGTGACGTCGCTCCAGGTGTTCACTGAGAACCAGATCATTTACCTGCCTGAAAAGATCAGCTTTGATGATGTTCAAGCTGTGATCAGCACTGCACAACAAATCTGTCCTCTCATCCTGGAGTTCAAAAGAGATGCAAAGTCCTTCTTCCTCCCTGACCGTCACAATGTGGAGGTTCTGGCTTTCCAGCTGCAGAATTACATAGACACAGCCAACAGGATATGTGTAATTCACGGCCAGAG CTTTAACTTTGATATTTGCATGGAAATGGCTAAAGAAACTGAAGTGAATACTGACAACCTGTATGAAAACGACGTGCAAAAGATGACAGATCAGATTAAGTTACTTCACAAAATCAG GATGGACCAGGACTTTCGGATGGAGTTCCTGTTCCAGAAAGTTTCCTCAGCTGGTTTCATCAGCACCTTTAATGAGCAACAACCCAAACTGCTAACGTTTCTAGATGAGGTGGAGCAGTGTGCCGTTGAGTTAGACAGGATGAACAAAGGAGCAAAGATCTCCAGTGTGGCTGGCAGCTCAGTGGGAGCAGGTGGAGGCGTCCTCTCCATTGTTGGTTTGGCGTTATTCCCAGTTACAGCCGGAGTGTCTTTAGGGCTGACCATCGCCGGTGTGTCGATGGGGGTAACAAGTGGAGCCAACAGCTTGGTAACCACCTTAACAGAGGCTGGAGTTAATTCTACtcaacagaaaaaagcaaatgaagTCTTTGAAAATTTCATTGAGTATTTCCAAAAGGTCCAGGATTCTCTTGATGAGGTGATGAATCAACGAGGCAATCTGGAGCCAAGTAACATAGACGTGTTGTTGGGAGTGGTCAATAGTCTTCAGAAAGTCTGTACTATAGGAAAGCGTATTGATTTCATTGTTAATCGTGTTTCTGCTTTGAAGACTTTAAAAACTCAGAATATTGCTGCAGGTGCAGGTAAAGCTGTACTACAGGATACAAAAGCTCTACGTAATGTACCCAGGGTGGCAGCAGACGTTCCTGATATCGGTCAGGCAGCAGTTAAAGGGCCTCTGGCTCTCACCAAGGGAGCCAGAGCTGGCTTCATTGCACTTACTGCCCTCTTCCTTGGCATGGATTTATTCTTTATCACCAAAGACAGCATGACTCTGGCCAAAGGCAGCGAGACTAAAGTCTCAAAGTTCCTCAGAGCCAGAGCTGCATTGTTCCGCTCGCAGATAGAGTCATGGGAGAATCTCTGCAACTCTTTGTGTCGCAGCAAACTgaccaaagaagaaaacaaaaatatcctaCAGACGGCATTTTTTCAAGAGGACAAATAA